The Neobacillus sp. OS1-2 genome includes a window with the following:
- a CDS encoding amino acid permease, which yields MDFFIPKAGGKSKGGEEGNLSWWQLSLIGIGCTIGTGFFLGSTIGIEVTGPSVVFSFILAALGTYVVYNLLAKMTAEDPQDGSFCYYANKAYGRWAGFSCGWNYWCSNILIMGSQLTALSILSRFWFPNVPLWLFATGYAILSILVVITGNKGFDKVENVLAIIKTAAIVMFIIMAGAAVFGWIHGDVKHPGFPHSTKELFPGGYKGFWSSLIYAFYAYGGIEVIGLMAMRLKKKEDAPKAGIIMLIVLVIIYVISIGLAVYMAAHGAFTEKESPFVTALDNYHFAFFPHVFNAAIILAGFSTMTASLFGVTTLLVTLAEGGDAPSLFSKKLKKFKELPLPSLSLATIGLIASIVTALLLPGKIYEYITTAAGILILFNWSFIIISALHILEIKLGGKLLAFLGLALILAAVSGTLMEKNIRMGLFVSLLVAVIIGLIAVIMQKKIWEKEN from the coding sequence ATGGATTTTTTTATCCCGAAGGCTGGCGGGAAGAGCAAGGGTGGTGAGGAAGGAAATTTAAGTTGGTGGCAGTTATCCTTAATCGGGATCGGCTGTACGATTGGAACAGGTTTTTTTCTTGGTTCGACAATTGGGATAGAAGTAACCGGTCCGTCTGTTGTCTTTTCTTTTATATTGGCTGCTTTGGGGACGTACGTTGTCTATAATCTATTAGCTAAAATGACGGCTGAGGATCCTCAAGATGGTTCATTCTGCTACTATGCAAACAAAGCCTATGGACGTTGGGCTGGATTTAGCTGCGGTTGGAATTATTGGTGCTCCAATATCCTGATTATGGGTAGTCAGCTGACGGCACTTTCCATTCTGTCAAGATTTTGGTTTCCGAATGTTCCTCTCTGGCTTTTTGCCACGGGGTATGCCATTCTATCTATTTTAGTGGTTATTACGGGAAATAAAGGGTTTGATAAAGTAGAAAACGTATTAGCGATCATTAAAACAGCTGCCATCGTTATGTTTATTATTATGGCAGGAGCTGCCGTATTTGGATGGATCCATGGTGATGTGAAACACCCCGGTTTTCCCCATTCAACAAAAGAATTATTCCCAGGGGGCTACAAAGGGTTTTGGTCCTCCTTAATCTATGCCTTTTATGCATATGGTGGAATTGAAGTCATTGGACTTATGGCTATGAGATTAAAAAAGAAAGAGGATGCGCCTAAAGCTGGTATTATCATGTTGATTGTCTTAGTCATCATATATGTGATTTCAATCGGACTTGCCGTCTACATGGCTGCACATGGGGCATTTACGGAAAAGGAAAGCCCCTTTGTTACCGCATTGGATAACTATCATTTTGCTTTTTTTCCACACGTATTTAATGCTGCCATCATATTAGCCGGGTTTTCAACTATGACCGCTTCCTTGTTTGGGGTAACGACACTTCTTGTGACTCTTGCAGAAGGTGGTGATGCCCCGTCCTTGTTTTCTAAAAAATTAAAAAAGTTTAAAGAACTCCCACTTCCATCCTTAAGCCTAGCGACCATTGGATTAATTGCCTCCATTGTCACCGCCTTGTTGCTGCCAGGAAAGATCTATGAGTACATTACGACCGCAGCAGGCATATTAATTCTTTTCAATTGGTCCTTTATTATTATTTCTGCTCTGCATATATTGGAAATTAAACTAGGCGGAAAATTGTTAGCATTTTTAGGATTAGCCCTTATTCTTGCTGCTGTTAGCGGAACATTAATGGAAAAAAATATTCGCATGGGTCTATTTGTTAGTTTATTAGTAGCTGTGATTATTGGACTCATTGCAGTGATCATGCAAAAAAAGATCTGGGAGAAGGAAAACTGA
- a CDS encoding DUF3231 family protein has translation MDIINPMDIMKPIHLSTKELDESLPLTSVEMAKLWATYVGNSMSSQILSYYLQHCEDPYIRTLLENGLALSQDFNKRIEGFFQKDDFPIPIGFTKEDVNLGAPRLYEDAFYVHYLKYAAKAGLSLYAVAVPLGMREDLREFFVYCNQCTSLFLGQINNVLFEKKLIAKPPMIPTPNGSDFIQKQNYLNGFVGDVRPLHALEITHLYDNIENNATSKALLLGFYQTVKDEKIKALFKRGLDMTDKSVKQYMEKLHTENLQTPSYIDHLVTPSTYPPFSDKIMLFHKVDMFSMKIRSFGNSLAVNGRRDLAMLYGRTLVNIGLFVDDGANILIEKGWMESPPKAFDRT, from the coding sequence ATGGATATAATCAATCCAATGGATATAATGAAGCCCATTCATTTAAGTACGAAAGAATTAGATGAGTCTCTACCGTTAACATCTGTTGAAATGGCTAAACTTTGGGCTACATACGTGGGAAACAGTATGTCCAGTCAGATACTAAGTTATTATCTTCAACATTGCGAGGATCCCTATATTCGGACGTTGTTGGAAAATGGTTTAGCCTTATCACAGGACTTCAACAAGAGGATTGAAGGATTTTTTCAGAAAGATGATTTCCCGATACCAATAGGTTTTACGAAAGAGGATGTCAATCTTGGTGCCCCGCGTTTATATGAAGATGCTTTCTATGTGCATTATTTAAAATATGCGGCGAAGGCCGGACTAAGTCTTTACGCTGTGGCGGTTCCATTAGGCATGCGGGAAGATCTTAGGGAATTTTTTGTTTATTGCAATCAATGCACGTCCCTCTTTTTAGGGCAAATTAATAATGTTTTATTTGAAAAGAAATTAATCGCAAAACCACCGATGATCCCTACACCGAATGGAAGCGACTTTATTCAAAAGCAAAATTATTTAAATGGGTTTGTAGGAGATGTCAGACCATTACATGCATTAGAAATTACCCACCTGTATGATAACATTGAGAACAATGCAACAAGTAAGGCGTTATTATTAGGATTTTACCAGACTGTGAAAGATGAAAAGATTAAAGCCTTGTTTAAACGGGGGTTGGACATGACGGATAAATCGGTAAAGCAGTACATGGAAAAACTTCACACCGAAAACTTGCAAACTCCGTCATATATTGACCATTTAGTTACCCCGTCCACCTATCCACCTTTTTCGGATAAAATCATGTTATTTCATAAAGTGGACATGTTCTCAATGAAGATTAGATCGTTTGGAAACTCATTGGCGGTTAACGGTAGAAGAGACTTAGCCATGTTATACGGAAGAACTCTTGTAAACATTGGCTTATTCGTTGATGATGGGGCAAATATTTTAATTGAAAAAGGGTGGATGGAATCACCGCCAAAAGCATTTGACAGAACTTAA
- the uvsE gene encoding UV DNA damage repair endonuclease UvsE, translated as MRIRFGYVANALGLWDASPSKALTFARYSALPKHERMEKLKAVTSKNLQHTKRILHYNIAHEIKLYRFSSSLVPLATHPEVMWDFVTPFKTEWEELGQLIQQFQLRPSFHPNQFTLFTSPRAEVTMNAVKDMEFHYKMLEAMNALERGIINIHIGGAYGDKETSLARFHQNLKQLPHEVKKQMTLENDDKTYDVKETLNTCEKEKVPMILDYHHYMANQGEIDLTLFLQRIFNTWNTIPKVHISSPKSDQAYRSHADFVSFEFIHPFLKMAKELNQDFDIMIEAKKKNLAMLQLIDDIASIRGVKRLSGGEVEW; from the coding sequence ATGAGAATTCGTTTTGGCTATGTGGCGAATGCACTAGGTTTATGGGATGCTAGTCCATCAAAAGCGTTAACCTTTGCTCGGTATTCGGCCCTTCCTAAACACGAGCGAATGGAAAAGCTCAAAGCAGTAACGAGCAAAAATTTACAGCATACAAAAAGAATCTTGCACTATAATATCGCACACGAAATCAAATTATATCGATTTTCTAGCTCACTAGTTCCCTTAGCTACCCATCCAGAAGTCATGTGGGATTTTGTTACTCCTTTCAAAACAGAATGGGAGGAACTGGGACAATTGATCCAACAATTTCAACTCCGCCCAAGCTTTCATCCGAATCAATTTACACTGTTCACAAGTCCTCGCGCGGAAGTGACGATGAATGCTGTAAAGGATATGGAATTCCACTATAAAATGCTTGAAGCAATGAATGCACTAGAAAGAGGGATTATCAATATACATATCGGCGGTGCTTACGGTGACAAGGAAACTTCATTAGCCCGTTTTCATCAAAATCTAAAACAATTACCCCATGAGGTAAAGAAGCAGATGACGCTGGAAAATGATGATAAAACCTATGATGTCAAAGAAACCTTGAATACTTGTGAAAAAGAAAAGGTCCCCATGATTCTTGATTATCACCACTATATGGCGAATCAAGGGGAAATTGACCTTACGCTTTTTTTACAACGGATCTTTAACACATGGAATACGATACCAAAGGTTCATATTTCTTCACCAAAATCAGATCAAGCCTATCGTTCCCATGCCGATTTTGTCTCATTTGAATTCATCCACCCTTTTTTAAAAATGGCAAAGGAGCTTAATCAAGACTTTGACATTATGATTGAAGCGAAGAAGAAGAACCTGGCGATGTTGCAGCTTATTGATGACATAGCCTCCATCCGGGGAGTCAAACGTCTATCCGGCGGTGAGGTGGAATGGTGA
- the uvsE gene encoding UV DNA damage repair endonuclease UvsE yields the protein MTLVRLGYVAMSMELKNASPSQTMTFTQFQKIDDRAAAIRKLERISQSNLHHTLRILKHNAASEIHFYRLTSRLIPLANHEELLDWNYVKPLQNQLREVGDFAKEHDIRIDFHPDHFVLINSMKKDVLKNSIQTLKMHYLLLKGMGIDPTNRCVMHVGGNYKETETSLERFIDNWMVVPRSIQKMIMLENDDTSFTLEDTLYLCEKLDIPLVFDYHHHLAHHRNDHWEDHWARVVQTWRNASLPLKMHISSPKSQQTFRHHADFVDMEMFFQFLKEIKGSLPQIDCMIEAKRKDEALFQLMEEIKTRDDVDIIDGSSFYLK from the coding sequence ATGACCCTCGTACGTTTAGGATATGTAGCTATGAGCATGGAATTAAAAAACGCTTCACCCTCGCAAACGATGACCTTTACCCAATTCCAGAAAATTGATGATCGCGCAGCAGCGATTCGGAAACTGGAACGGATTTCGCAGTCAAATTTACACCATACACTTAGAATTTTAAAGCATAATGCTGCGTCCGAGATTCATTTCTATCGGTTAACTTCACGTCTTATTCCACTAGCCAACCATGAGGAACTCCTTGATTGGAATTATGTAAAGCCATTGCAGAATCAACTGCGTGAGGTTGGCGATTTTGCCAAAGAACATGACATACGAATCGATTTCCATCCTGATCACTTTGTTCTTATCAATTCTATGAAGAAAGATGTTTTAAAAAACTCAATTCAAACGTTGAAAATGCATTATTTATTATTAAAGGGAATGGGGATTGATCCCACCAACCGTTGTGTGATGCATGTGGGGGGCAATTATAAAGAAACCGAAACGTCACTTGAACGATTTATCGATAATTGGATGGTTGTGCCCAGGTCGATTCAAAAAATGATCATGCTAGAAAATGATGATACGTCGTTCACCCTTGAAGATACACTTTACTTGTGTGAAAAATTGGATATTCCGCTTGTGTTCGATTATCATCATCACTTGGCACATCATCGAAATGACCATTGGGAAGACCATTGGGCTCGTGTCGTCCAAACATGGAGGAATGCATCCCTTCCATTAAAAATGCATATCTCCAGTCCAAAAAGCCAACAGACTTTCCGCCACCATGCAGATTTTGTGGACATGGAAATGTTTTTTCAATTTCTAAAAGAAATCAAGGGCAGCCTCCCGCAGATTGATTGCATGATTGAGGCCAAGAGAAAAGACGAAGCCCTGTTTCAACTAATGGAAGAGATTAAAACGAGGGATGATGTAGACATCATTGATGGCTCGTCTTTTTATTTGAAATAA
- a CDS encoding DUF3231 family protein produces MKSIKPIKIHSRITSPTNELLTSAEMGKLWATYMGNTMGEKVLTYYLKHVEDEEIKKVLENALRLCDTILEKIMVIFQKTNFPIPVGFSKEDVNLGAPRLFSDEFYLHYLKYTGKAGMSIYSIAIPLMVRDDIREFFIETLDATIKLITEVNLVLESKGFLVKPPVIPVPQKTDFVKKQNYLNGFLGNVRPLHALEIAHLYDNIENNVTSKALLVGFSQVAKGDQVQKFLIRGKELTNKHIDACSEKLHNDNLPSPTFLDHLVSTSTFAPFSDKLMLWHKIDMFSMKIRSYGNAASLNGRRDLGAMYARFLVDISHYVEDGANIMIAQGWMEEPPEAVDRDKLTKHSK; encoded by the coding sequence ATGAAATCAATTAAACCGATTAAGATTCATTCGAGAATAACTTCTCCTACTAATGAATTGTTGACATCGGCCGAAATGGGGAAACTTTGGGCCACTTATATGGGGAATACCATGGGAGAAAAGGTCCTTACCTATTACCTAAAACATGTGGAAGATGAAGAAATAAAAAAAGTGCTTGAAAATGCTTTGCGTCTATGTGACACCATTTTGGAAAAGATAATGGTTATCTTTCAGAAAACCAACTTTCCCATTCCAGTTGGTTTTTCCAAAGAAGATGTAAACTTAGGTGCACCGAGGTTATTTTCTGATGAATTCTATCTTCATTATTTAAAATATACAGGGAAAGCAGGGATGAGTATTTATTCCATTGCGATTCCTTTAATGGTTCGAGATGATATTAGAGAATTTTTTATCGAAACCCTTGATGCCACGATCAAATTGATAACAGAGGTTAACTTGGTACTGGAGTCAAAAGGGTTCTTAGTAAAGCCTCCCGTTATTCCCGTTCCTCAAAAGACTGATTTTGTTAAAAAACAAAATTATTTAAATGGCTTTTTAGGGAATGTTCGCCCTCTCCATGCACTGGAGATAGCCCATCTATATGATAATATTGAAAATAATGTAACTAGTAAAGCATTACTGGTAGGTTTTTCTCAAGTGGCCAAAGGAGATCAGGTGCAAAAGTTTCTTATAAGAGGGAAGGAACTTACAAACAAACATATTGATGCCTGTTCAGAAAAATTACATAATGACAACTTACCTTCACCAACCTTTTTAGATCATTTGGTCAGCACCAGTACATTTGCCCCATTTTCAGACAAATTGATGCTTTGGCATAAAATTGATATGTTTTCAATGAAAATAAGATCATACGGAAATGCTGCATCATTAAATGGAAGGCGCGATTTAGGTGCAATGTATGCTCGGTTCTTAGTGGATATTTCTCATTATGTTGAGGATGGGGCTAACATTATGATTGCCCAAGGCTGGATGGAGGAACCACCAGAGGCAGTTGATCGTGATAAATTGACGAAACACAGTAAATAA
- a CDS encoding YugN family protein, producing MIQLQTEIEGKRAYFGAVREILHSLGCSFCSNFEYDQGKFDALLYRDGGESIYLRVPIYVVDGALDHSNTLVEFGTPFVIKHVVNIGLDHDENSFMTATTGLDQFQAPLDKDGYIYDKSRWEKAGKEAIHQVYSSINGLLVS from the coding sequence ATGATACAATTACAAACGGAAATTGAAGGGAAAAGAGCATATTTTGGAGCAGTTCGTGAAATATTACATTCTTTAGGGTGTAGTTTTTGCAGTAATTTTGAGTATGACCAAGGTAAATTCGACGCATTATTATACCGTGACGGTGGAGAGTCTATTTATCTAAGAGTCCCTATTTATGTCGTAGATGGGGCACTAGATCATTCTAATACCTTGGTTGAGTTTGGAACTCCTTTTGTTATCAAGCATGTCGTGAATATTGGATTAGATCATGATGAAAATTCCTTCATGACTGCTACGACTGGACTTGATCAATTTCAAGCACCACTGGATAAAGACGGCTACATTTATGATAAAAGCAGATGGGAGAAAGCTGGTAAAGAAGCGATCCACCAAGTGTACAGTTCGATCAATGGATTATTAGTTTCCTAG
- a CDS encoding transcriptional regulator SplA domain-containing protein, with protein sequence MEITQNDHSYNPGDIVYVFYRNPHTQDVANVQAAAVVNHPDHPNELAIFLYETYYPLTNDMAVYQNEADALQVYEQYFGNV encoded by the coding sequence GTGGAAATTACTCAGAATGATCACTCTTACAATCCGGGTGACATTGTCTACGTTTTTTATCGTAATCCTCATACACAGGATGTAGCGAATGTACAGGCTGCTGCAGTTGTCAATCATCCGGATCATCCTAATGAATTGGCTATTTTTCTCTACGAAACCTATTACCCATTAACGAATGATATGGCAGTCTACCAGAATGAGGCTGATGCTTTGCAGGTATATGAACAGTATTTTGGAAATGTATAG
- the splB gene encoding spore photoproduct lyase: MNKPFMPQLVYFEPAALEYPLGKELKEKFEKMDVEIRYTTSHNQVRNLPGDTDFQRYRIAKSTLVVGIRKTLKFDTSKPSAEYAIPFATGCMGHCHYCYLQTTMGSKPYIRTYVNVEEILEAADKYMEERAPEMTRFEASCTSDIVGLDHLTHTLKRAIEHFGKSELGKLRFVTKFHYVDHLLDAKHNGKTRFRFSVNADYVIKNFEPGTSPLAKRIEAAGKVARAGYPLGFIVAPIYLHEGWEEGYYHLFERLNEELPQDARDDITFEFIQHRFTKPAKRVIEKNYPMTKLELDETARRYKWGKYGIGKYIYQKEEEEDIKSHLYSYMEKFFPHAKLEYFT, translated from the coding sequence ATGAACAAACCATTTATGCCGCAGCTTGTTTACTTTGAACCAGCCGCATTAGAGTATCCGCTAGGGAAGGAACTGAAAGAAAAATTTGAAAAAATGGATGTGGAAATTCGTTATACCACCTCACATAATCAGGTACGGAACCTTCCTGGCGATACAGATTTTCAAAGGTACAGAATTGCTAAATCAACGTTAGTAGTGGGTATAAGAAAAACCCTTAAGTTTGATACATCAAAGCCTTCCGCGGAATATGCGATTCCGTTTGCGACGGGCTGTATGGGGCATTGTCATTATTGTTATTTACAAACAACGATGGGATCAAAGCCCTATATTCGTACATACGTCAATGTGGAGGAGATTTTAGAGGCTGCCGACAAGTATATGGAAGAAAGAGCACCTGAAATGACTCGATTTGAGGCATCCTGTACATCCGATATTGTCGGACTTGATCATCTAACCCATACGTTGAAAAGGGCAATTGAACATTTCGGGAAATCAGAGTTAGGGAAGCTCCGTTTTGTTACCAAGTTTCATTATGTGGATCACCTACTCGATGCCAAGCATAATGGAAAAACAAGATTTCGCTTTAGCGTTAATGCCGATTATGTGATAAAAAATTTCGAACCTGGTACCTCGCCACTAGCAAAACGTATTGAAGCAGCAGGAAAAGTTGCAAGAGCCGGTTATCCGCTAGGGTTCATTGTTGCCCCAATTTACCTCCATGAAGGCTGGGAGGAAGGCTACTATCATTTATTTGAACGGCTCAATGAAGAATTACCTCAGGATGCTCGCGATGATATCACTTTTGAATTTATTCAACATCGGTTTACGAAACCAGCTAAGCGGGTAATTGAAAAGAATTATCCGATGACGAAACTAGAATTGGATGAAACTGCCCGGAGATATAAATGGGGAAAATACGGAATAGGGAAGTATATTTATCAAAAAGAGGAAGAAGAAGATATTAAGAGCCATCTTTATTCCTATATGGAAAAATTTTTCCCTCATGCAAAATTGGAATACTTTACATGA
- a CDS encoding TerC family protein, giving the protein MELSQQIINSYSTFFSLETLENVVTNPASWGVIGTLIILEGLLSADNALVLAVMVKHLPTEQRKKALFYGIFGAYFFRIVAIGLGVSLINIPWIKIVCGHYLLWIVFQNFFQKKDEDEDVQNKRMGFWRTVLTVELMDIAFSFDSVIAAFGVSNQVWVLFIGGVLGILMMRGVAQLFLTLIEKVPEFETTAFLLIGVIGVKMIIAAFGFHMDEVVLFSILIAVFMGTFIVHLFRKNSGNEPTV; this is encoded by the coding sequence ATGGAGCTCTCACAACAAATCATAAATAGTTATAGTACATTTTTTTCGCTGGAAACACTTGAAAATGTCGTAACAAATCCAGCCAGCTGGGGAGTTATTGGTACCCTTATTATTCTTGAGGGATTGTTATCTGCCGATAACGCCCTTGTCCTGGCTGTTATGGTCAAACATTTGCCAACAGAGCAACGAAAGAAAGCTCTATTCTATGGGATTTTTGGCGCCTATTTTTTCCGCATTGTGGCCATTGGTTTAGGGGTTTCACTCATAAACATTCCTTGGATTAAAATTGTCTGTGGACATTATCTTTTGTGGATCGTCTTTCAAAACTTTTTTCAAAAAAAGGATGAAGACGAGGATGTTCAAAATAAGAGAATGGGATTCTGGCGAACGGTATTAACCGTGGAACTAATGGACATCGCCTTTAGCTTTGATAGCGTGATTGCGGCATTTGGCGTCTCTAATCAGGTATGGGTTTTATTCATTGGAGGCGTGCTGGGCATCTTAATGATGCGCGGTGTTGCCCAATTATTCTTGACCTTGATTGAAAAAGTACCTGAATTTGAAACCACCGCGTTTTTACTAATTGGCGTGATTGGTGTAAAAATGATCATCGCAGCTTTCGGGTTCCATATGGATGAAGTGGTATTATTCAGTATTTTAATCGCAGTGTTTATGGGAACATTCATCGTTCACCTATTCAGGAAGAATTCGGGGAATGAACCAACCGTATGA
- a CDS encoding sugar diacid recognition domain-containing protein, whose product MKFLDQTLAQEIVNRTMKIINRNINVMNDKGVIIGSGDKTRIDSIHEGAIRVIENQSGFEIESSEAEKLHGVKAGINLPIKFHDQIVGVIGITGVPEEIRSYGELVKMAAEMILQQAVLLDEMQWDERLKEELISQLLHDPENLDAHYFERVKRLGIDLDIPRIAIIVTVEDRPAIFKAIRDRLQKEDLYIMQPDYLVLLKKVNEKNSANIQRELEHVVGFLETKEGGRSKISVGSYHPTLKGLADSYQEAILTSAVGRRLDPQKMIYFFEEYKIPVFLAKANKLGMGGELADYYHQLKKVDKKGELVETLLAYVEENGDIHTITGKLFIHRNTLRYRLDRIMDVTGKDPRKVKDLLELYLSVIIDQIM is encoded by the coding sequence ATGAAATTTTTAGATCAGACCTTGGCCCAGGAAATCGTTAATAGAACAATGAAGATCATAAATCGAAATATAAATGTGATGAATGATAAGGGGGTCATTATTGGCTCCGGTGACAAAACCCGGATTGATTCTATTCATGAAGGGGCAATAAGGGTTATTGAGAATCAATCTGGATTTGAAATCGAGAGTAGCGAAGCGGAAAAACTCCACGGTGTTAAGGCTGGGATCAATCTTCCCATTAAGTTTCATGATCAAATCGTGGGAGTAATTGGAATTACTGGCGTTCCTGAAGAGATTCGAAGCTATGGGGAGCTCGTAAAAATGGCAGCGGAAATGATTTTACAGCAAGCGGTCTTACTCGATGAAATGCAGTGGGATGAAAGGTTGAAGGAGGAACTCATCAGCCAGCTGTTGCATGACCCTGAAAATCTCGATGCTCATTATTTTGAAAGAGTGAAACGATTGGGGATTGATTTAGACATTCCTCGGATAGCCATCATTGTGACAGTAGAAGACCGGCCCGCCATTTTCAAAGCTATCCGCGATCGGCTTCAGAAGGAAGACTTATATATAATGCAGCCTGATTATCTTGTTTTACTTAAAAAAGTAAATGAGAAGAATTCAGCGAATATCCAAAGGGAATTGGAACATGTAGTTGGGTTTTTGGAAACAAAAGAAGGTGGACGCAGTAAAATTAGTGTTGGCAGCTATCATCCAACACTGAAGGGATTAGCCGATTCTTATCAAGAAGCCATCTTGACTTCCGCCGTCGGACGTAGGCTTGATCCACAGAAAATGATTTATTTTTTTGAAGAATATAAAATTCCTGTCTTTCTTGCTAAGGCAAATAAACTGGGCATGGGCGGGGAGTTAGCCGACTATTACCACCAATTAAAAAAGGTTGATAAAAAAGGGGAATTGGTAGAAACTCTCCTCGCATATGTCGAGGAAAATGGTGACATCCATACGATTACAGGAAAATTATTTATCCACCGGAACACCCTCAGATATCGTTTGGACCGGATTATGGATGTAACAGGTAAAGATCCGCGGAAAGTAAAGGATTTGCTAGAGCTTTATTTGTCAGTCATAATAGATCAAATCATGTAA
- a CDS encoding GntP family permease, with amino-acid sequence MDAHIQVSALGAICALVIAIILILKKVSPAYGMIAGALIGGLIGGVDITNTVTLMMEGAKGIIPAVLRILAAGILAGVLIESGAAAVIAETIVKKLGETRALLALAVATMILTAVGVFIDVAVITVSPIALAIARRAGISKTAILFAMIGGGKAGNIISPNPNAIAASDAFKVPLTSIMAAGIIPALFGLVVTYLIAKKLINKGSSIKDFEVQTHNGGKLPLFLPAIVAPLVTIILLALRPLFDISIDPMIALPVGGIVGALVMGRGRKVNEYAVSGLGKMSGVAIMLLGTGTLAGIIANSGLKDLLIEGLNVLGLPGYVLAPVSGIFMSAATASTTAGTAVASQVFSGTILGMGVSAIAGAAMIHAGATVLDHLPHGSFFHATGGSVNMDIKERLKVIPYETLVGLTMAILSTLIYGVFHFFG; translated from the coding sequence ATGGATGCTCATATTCAAGTAAGCGCTTTAGGTGCCATTTGTGCACTTGTCATTGCCATAATTTTAATTTTGAAAAAGGTGTCTCCTGCCTACGGGATGATTGCCGGAGCATTGATCGGCGGACTCATTGGCGGAGTTGATATCACTAACACGGTAACGTTAATGATGGAAGGGGCGAAAGGCATCATTCCGGCCGTGCTTCGGATTCTTGCAGCGGGTATACTCGCCGGGGTCCTGATTGAATCGGGTGCTGCTGCCGTTATCGCTGAAACGATTGTAAAAAAACTTGGTGAAACGAGAGCACTTCTTGCTTTAGCGGTCGCGACGATGATTTTAACGGCGGTCGGAGTTTTTATCGATGTTGCTGTTATCACAGTATCGCCAATTGCACTTGCCATTGCCCGAAGAGCCGGAATTTCTAAAACGGCGATCTTGTTCGCCATGATAGGCGGCGGTAAAGCAGGGAATATCATATCACCAAATCCTAATGCCATTGCGGCATCTGATGCTTTTAAAGTTCCACTTACCTCTATTATGGCTGCCGGAATTATTCCTGCCCTTTTCGGACTTGTGGTAACGTATCTCATTGCAAAAAAACTTATTAATAAAGGTTCCAGTATAAAAGATTTTGAAGTGCAGACACATAATGGCGGAAAGCTACCATTATTTCTCCCAGCCATTGTTGCCCCACTAGTGACAATCATTTTATTAGCCTTAAGGCCCTTATTTGATATTAGCATTGACCCCATGATTGCCCTTCCAGTTGGCGGGATTGTCGGGGCATTGGTAATGGGTCGAGGTAGAAAAGTGAATGAGTATGCTGTTTCAGGCCTTGGCAAAATGTCAGGCGTAGCCATCATGCTACTTGGAACAGGTACACTCGCAGGGATTATTGCGAATTCAGGATTGAAAGACTTATTGATTGAAGGGTTAAATGTACTCGGTCTTCCTGGATACGTCCTTGCACCGGTATCAGGTATTTTCATGTCGGCTGCAACGGCTTCAACCACTGCCGGTACAGCTGTAGCGAGTCAGGTATTTAGCGGGACTATTCTAGGTATGGGTGTGTCGGCTATCGCTGGTGCAGCAATGATTCATGCAGGGGCAACTGTTTTAGACCATCTGCCACACGGAAGCTTTTTCCATGCAACTGGTGGAAGTGTCAATATGGATATCAAAGAACGCTTAAAAGTCATTCCATACGAGACACTCGTTGGTTTAACGATGGCCATCCTTTCAACATTGATTTATGGTGTGTTTCACTTTTTTGGATAG